Within Candidatus Limnocylindrales bacterium, the genomic segment CACTCAAAGCCATTCTTAATTCCCCCTTTATTCAAGAGTTCCCGTTTCACCTGTTTGGAATTGAACCTCAAGAAATCGTGGATCTCGTCACCAACTCCCCCAGCAAAGCAGGGGCTCTTATCCGCACCTTACTGGAAATCGGTCAATCTTATGGAATGCAGGTAGAGCATTTCTTGTTTGCGGCTCTGCGTTCCTATCAACAACTCCACCAAAATTATTTTGAAGATATCGAGAAAGCCGTATCAACCTTTGTTGCTCAACACCAATGGAAAGTCGATCCTCCCATTTACGGTGAGCAGCTCCGGAAAGTACTTATAGAAGAATACGGTTACATCTTGGATGAAACGACCCTTGCCCATTATCCAGAACTCCAGGGATTTCGCTCCGTTTGGATTAACAGAAATCCACCCAAGTTGTTAATTAATCGAAAGCTCCTACCTTCCCAAAAAGCTTTTATCCTGGGTCGTGAAATCGGTTACTGTTTCCTTGGTTTGAAAGAACGTGCCACGACCTCTTCCTGGTTAAAGGTGGAATCGTTCGAGCAGGTACTCAATAACTTTAAAGCCTCTTATTTTTCAGGAGCTTTATTAATCAATAAAGATTTGCTTTGCCGGGATCTGGAGAAATTTTTCCAGAAAGAACAATGGGAGGGAAAGGGTTTCTTAGCCCTCATGAGACGTTACGAAGCAACCCCGGAGATGTTTCTCTATCGGCTGACCGAGCTTGTCCCCAGATTCTTCGGACTCCACGAGATCCACTTTTTAAGATTTAACCATGAAGTGGGGAGTAATAACTACTCATTGACCAAATTATTTAACATGTCTCAGGTATTTGTTCCACATGGTTTGGGATTGAATGAGCATCACTGTCGGCGTTGGCTTTCCATTCGCCTGCTTAAAGAATTAGCCGAAAGGCAAAAGCGTGGAGAGCGGGACACGACCCTTATTGCAGTCCAACGATCCAGATACCTCAACATTAACGCCGAATTTTTTACCATTACCCTGGCACGACCCCTTGCTTTAAGCAAAGGAACTAACTCCAGTGTTACGTTGAGTTTTTTAATCAATGATCAATTTAAGAAAACCGTCCGATTTTGGAACGACCCCCATGTTCCTACCATAGAGGTAAATGAAACCTGCGAGCGGTGTGGTTTATCGGAAGCCCTATGCCGGGATCGTGTGGCCCCCCCTACGATCTATCAGAAA encodes:
- a CDS encoding XRE family transcriptional regulator — protein: MNLPGENLRFILGIKLKQFRHQKGYSLKELAEKTNLSLSYLSEIEKGKKYPKPEKILQLARALNISFDELVSLKVNEELDSLKAILNSPFIQEFPFHLFGIEPQEIVDLVTNSPSKAGALIRTLLEIGQSYGMQVEHFLFAALRSYQQLHQNYFEDIEKAVSTFVAQHQWKVDPPIYGEQLRKVLIEEYGYILDETTLAHYPELQGFRSVWINRNPPKLLINRKLLPSQKAFILGREIGYCFLGLKERATTSSWLKVESFEQVLNNFKASYFSGALLINKDLLCRDLEKFFQKEQWEGKGFLALMRRYEATPEMFLYRLTELVPRFFGLHEIHFLRFNHEVGSNNYSLTKLFNMSQVFVPHGLGLNEHHCRRWLSIRLLKELAERQKRGERDTTLIAVQRSRYLNINAEFFTITLARPLALSKGTNSSVTLSFLINDQFKKTVRFWNDPHVPTIEVNETCERCGLSEALCRDRVAPPTIYQKEQTQKIREKALQQLLQEV